TGCTCCGGCTGGCGCGAGCGGCCGCACTTGCGCAGGTCTAGGGCGTAGAACCCGAAGCCGCGGCCGGCGAAGTGGTCGGCCAGCTCGGTCTGGAAGAAGTAGTCGGTGTAGCCGTGGACCGCCAGCACCGCGCGGTCGCCGGCCGGACGGTCGCCGCGCCGCACCAGGGTGGCGACGACATCACCTTCGCCGTCCGGGTCGGGCCCTAGCGGGATCGTGTACTGCCAGAACCCGGGTAGGACGTCGGGCACCCAGCCAGTCACGAAGGCCAGCTTAAAGCGTGGTCGCAGGTACCGGCCATCGATCCCGCACTGATGCCCGCCGCAAGTCGTGAGGCCATCCGGCTCGCGATAGCCTGGGACCGGCGCAGGCCTGGCAAGGAAGGACCACAGACCCGGTGGCAGAACGATCCACGACCGACGTCGTGTTGGTGGGTGCCGGGATCATGAGCGCCACTCTGGGAGCACTGCTGCGACGATTGGAACCGGACTGGTCGGTCACCGTCATCGAGCGGCTCGACGCCGTCGGCGCGGAGAGCAGCAGTCCGTGGAACAACGCTGGCACCGGGCATGCGGGGCTGTGCGAAATGAACTACACCCCCCAGCGGACCGACGGTTCGATCGATATCACCAAAGCGGTGCTGGTCAACGAGCAGTTTCAAATCACCCGTCAATTCTGGGCGTACGCGGTGGAGAACGGCATGCTTGCCGATGTGCGCGGCTTCCTGCGCCCCGTCCCACACGTGAGCTTTGTTCACGGCAGCGACGGCGTGGACTATCTGCGGCGGCGCCGCGAAGCGTTGGCGCACAACCCGTTATTCGCCGCGACCGAACTGATCGAGGACCCCGACGAGTTCGCGCGCCGGTTACCGTTCATGGCTTCCGGCCGCGATTTTGCCGAACCCGTCGCACTGAACTGGGCCGCAGACGGCACCGACGTCGACTTCGGCGCGCTGTCCCGCCAGCTCATCGGTTACTGCGTGAGCACCGGCGTCACGGTGCGCTTCGGTCATCAGGTGACCGGCCTGTCCCGTCAGTCCGACGGCAGCTGGACGCTAACGGTCAGTAACCGCCGCACGGGCGAAAAGCGCAAATTGAACACAAAATTCGTGTTCGTCGGCGCGGGCGGTGATGCGCTGCCGCTATTGCAGAAAGCGGGCATCGACGAGATCAAGGGTTTCGCCGGCTTTCCCATCGGTGGTCGTTTCTTGCGCACCGCCGAACCCGCATTGACCACGACACACCAGGCCAAGGTGTACGGCGTCCCGGCGCCGGGGGCGCCGCCGCTGGGTGCGCTGCATCTGGACCTTCGGTATGTCAACGGCAAGCCGTGGCTGGTGTTCGGGCCGTATGCCGGCTGGTCGCCGAAGTTCTTGAAGCACGGGAATTTCAGCGACCTGCCCCGCTCGATTCGCCCCGGCAATCTATGGCCTGTTTTGGGCGTAGGCGCCACCGAGACCAAGCTACTCAAATACCTACTCGGTCAGCTGCGGCTGGCCGAGCCATCCCGGATCCGGCAGCTTCGCCAATTCGCCCCCAGCGCAACGGGTTCCGATTGGGAGCTGACGGTGGCCGGCCAGCGGGTGCAAGTGATCCGCCCGAACGGACGCAAAGGCGGCGTACTGGAATTCGGCACCACCATCGTTGGCGCGGCCGACCGCAGCATCACGGGATTGCTCGGCGGATCGCCAGGTGCGTCGACCGCCGTACCCGCAATGCTGGAAGTGCTCGAGACGTGTTTCGCGGGGCGATACCAATCCTGGTTGCCCACCCTCAAGGAAATCGTGCCGTCACTGGGCACGCAGCTGTCCCGTGAGCCGGCGTTGTACGAAGAGTTGCGGTCGTGGACGGCACGGGCGCTGCAGTTGGGAGAGCGACATCATGAGTGAAGCTCTGCGCCGCGTCTGGTCCAAGGACCTCGACGCTGCAACGCTTTACGAACTGCTCAAGTTGCGGGTGGAGGTGTTCGTGGTCGAGCAGGCCTGCCCGTATCCCGAGCTGGACGGTCGCGACCTGCTTGCCGAGACGCGGCACTTCTGGCTGGAAACACCTCAGGGAGAGGTGATCTGCACCCTACGGCTGATGGAGGAACATCCCGGCGGGGAGAAGGCGTTCCGGCTCGGGCGGCTGTGCACCAAACGTAGCGCCCGCGGGCAGGGTCACACCACCCGGCTGCTGCGAGCCGCCCTCGCCGAGGTGGGCGATTACCCGTGCCGAATGGATGCGCAGACCTACCTCGCGGACATGTGGGCCAAACACGGATTCGTCCGCGACGGCGACGAATTCATCGACGGCGGCATCCCGCACGTCCCGATGTTGCGACCTGCCTCCGGTCCAGCGGCGGGGGCGCAGCGGTGAAGCCATATCCGTTCAGCGCGATCGTCGGCCACGAACGACTGCGGCTCGCCTTGTTGTTGTGTGCGGTGCGCCCTGAGATCGGAGGTGCGCTGATCCGTGGCGAGAAGGGCACCGCGAAGTCGACGGCGGTGCGCGGCCTGGCCGCCCTGCTGTCCGCGGCCACCGGCTCCGGCGATACCGGTCTGGTCGAGATGCCTTTGGGCGCAACCGAAGACCGGGTGGTGGGATCACTGGACCTGCAGCGGGTGCTGCGCGATGGCGAACACGCCTTCTCGCCGGGTCTGCTGGCCCGCGCCCATGGCGGTGTGCTCTACGTCGACGAGGTCAATCTGTTGCACGACCACCTGGTCGACATCCTGCTCGATGCTGCCGCGATGGGCCGGGTACACGTCGAACGCGACGGCATCTCGCACACGCACGAGGCCCGCTTCCTGTTGATCGGAACCATGAATCCCGAAGAGGGCGAACTGCGTCCGCAGTTGCTGGACCGGTTTGGCCTCACCGTCGACGTGCAGGCGTCGCGGGACGTCGACGTGCGGGTGGAGGTGATCCGTCAGCGGATGGCCTACGAGTCCGATCCGGACGCGTTCGCGAAGCGCTACGCCGACGCAGACGCAGAACTGGCTCGGCGCATCGCTGCCGCACGCGCGACGGTCGACGATGTACTATTGCCGGACAACGAATTACGCCGTATTGCCGCGTTGTGTGCGGCGTTCGATGTGGACGGAATGCGGGCGGATCTGGTGGTGGCGCGGACCGCGACCGCGCACGCGGCCTGGCGGGGCGCCCGCACCGTCGAGGAGCAGGACATCCGGGTGGCCGCCGAGCTCGCGTTGCCGCACCGCCGCCGCCGCGACCCGTTCGACGATCACGGCATCGACGGCGACCAACTGGACGAGGCGCTGGCCAAGGCTGCTGAATCCCAGGCTGGCCTCCAGCCGGACCCCGACCCGCCCGGCGGCGGCGAGGCGGCCCAAGACGCTGAGCCCGCCGAATCGCCACCGGCTTCCCGACCGCCCACTCAGCAACCGCCGCGACCCAGTGCGCCGCCGTCGCAGGTCTTTCGCACTCGGGCGCTGACCGTACCCGGCGTCGGGGAGGGCGCGCCCGGCCGGCGATCCCGCGCCCGCAACGCCTCCGGCAGCGTGGTGGCCGCCGCGGAGCCGTCCGTGCCGGACGCGCACGGTCTGCACCTGTTCGCCACCCTGCTGTCCGCGGCCGGGCAGGCCGCCGGCGCCGGACGGCTGCGGCTGCGCCCGGAGGACGTGCGGCGCGCGGTGCGTGAGGGCAGGGAGGGCAACCTGGTGATCTTCGTCGTCGACGCGTCCGGGTCGATGGCGGCCCGGGACCGGATGGCTGCCGTCAGCGGCGCCACCATGTCGCTGTTGCGCGATGCCTACCAGCGGCGCGACAAGGTCGCGGTCATCACCTTCCGGCAGCAGAACGCCACCATGTTGCTGCCGCCGACGTCGTCGGCGCATATCGCCGGCCGCCGGCTGGCCCGGTTCGACACCGGCGGGCGGACCCCGCTGGCCGAAGGGTTGCTGGCGGCCCGCGAACTGGTGTTGCGTGAGCGGGTCCGCGATCGGGCCCGGCGGCCGCTGGTAGTAGTGCTGACCGACGGGCGGGCCACCGCGGGCCCAGACCCGTTGGCCCGCACCAAGTTCGCGGCGGCCCGGCTCGTCGTCGAGAACGTCTCCGCGGTGGTAGTGGACTGCGAGACGTCCTTCGTTCGGCTTGGTCTGGCCGGCCAGCTGGCCCGCCAGCTGGGTGCGCCCGTCATCCGGCTGGAGCAGTTGCATGCCGACCATCTGACCCGCGCCGTGCGCACCGTCGCATAATCACAAGCCGGTAATCGACTATGCCACAGGGTAATCCGATCGAAATACCGGACGATGGCCTGACCACCCGGGCACGGCGCAACACCCCTGTCCTGGCGGTGCATACCGGTGACGGCAAGGGTAAGTCGACGGCCGCGTTCGGAATGGCGTTGCGGGCATGGAACGCCGGCCTGAATGTCGCGGTCTTCCAGTTCGTCAAGAGCGCGAAGTGGAAGGTGGGGGAGGAGCAGGCATTTCGGCATCTCGCCCGACTTCGCGACGAGCAGAACGTCGGCGGCACGGTGGAATGGCACAAGATGGGTGCCGGCTGGTCCTGGACCCGCAAGTCGGGCAGCGAAATCGACCACGCGGCGGCGGCCGCCGCCGGCTGGGCGGAGATCGAGCGTCGGCTGGCCGCCCAACTGCACGACTTCTACGTGCTCGACGAATTCACCTACCCGCTGAAGTGGGGCTGGCTCGACGTCGACCAAGTGGTTGGCGCCCTGCTGGGCAGGCCCGGTCACCAGCACGTGGTGATCACCGGGCGCGACGCGCCGCCGCGCCTGATCGAGGCCGCCGACCTGGTAACCGAGATGACCAAGGTGAAGCATCCGATGGACGCCGGGCGCAAGGGTCAGAAGGGCATCGAGTGGTGACCAGGAGCGTCACGCCGTCCGCAATACCTGCCGTTGTCGTCGCGGCCCCCACGTCCGGCAGCGGAAAGACCACCGTCGCAACGGGTTTGATTGGTGCGCTGAGCCGGGCCGGTCATCGGGTGGCTCCGTTCAAGGTGGGGCCCGACTTCATCGACCCCGGTTACCACGCCATGGCCGCCGGGCGCCCTGGCCGCAACCTCGATCCGGTGCTGGTGGGGGAGCGCTTGATTGGCCCGCTGTACCGACACGGCACCGCCGGCGCCGACATCGCGGTGATCGAGGGAGTGATGGGTCTGTTCGATGGGCGGATTGATCCGAACGCGCCGGGTCCTGCACCGGGTTCGACCGCGCACGTCGCGGGCCTGCTAGGCGCTTCGGTAATCCTGGTGGTGGATGCGCGGGGTCAGAGCCACAGCGTTGCCGCCCTGTTGCACGGCTTTTCGACGTTCGATCCGCACACCCGGGTCCGCGGCGTCATCCTGAACCGGGTCGGGACGGCCCGTCACGAACAGGTACTGCGGCAGGCGTGCGAGCAGGCCGGGGTCCCAGTGCTCGGTGCCATCCCGCGTGCTGCCGAATTGGAACTTCCGACAAGGTATCTGGGGCTCGTGACGGCGCTCGAGTATGGCCGGCACGCCCGGCGGGCGGTCGAGGCGATGACCGATCTGGTGGCCCGACACATCGATCTGGCCGCAGTGGTGGCCGCCGCCTCGAGCCGCGTCCAGGACGCGCCCTGGGATCCGGCGGTGGCGGTGGGTCCGTCCACCGCGTCGCGCGTCGTCGTCGCGGTGGCGTCGGGCAAGGCGTTCAGTTTCGGTTACCCCGAGCACAACGAGCTGTTGCGCGCGGCCGGTGCGGACATCGCCGAGTTCGACCCACTTGTGGACCCATTGCCCGACGGCGCGAACGCGGTGCTGCTGCCGGGCGGCTTTCCCGAGCAGTTCGCCGCCGAGCTGTCCGCCAACGACAGCCTGCGCCGCCAGGTTCGCGAATTGGCGGCCACCGGCGCACCCCTACACGCCGAATGCGGCGGGTTGATCTACCTGGTGTCCGACGTCGACGGCCAGCCGATGTGTGGCGTGCTGGACGGATCGGCGGACTTCACCCAGCGGCTCACCCTGGGTTACCGCGACGCGGTGGCGCTGGCCGACTCGCCGCTGCATACCCTCGGCGAGCGGGTGGTGGGGCACGAATTCCACCGAACCACAATCACTTTCGCTCGGTCGTATCGGCCGGCGTGGGGGTACCTGCAGCCCGGCGATGCGGATCAGAAGGGTCGCGAGGGCGTCGTGCACCGTGGGGTGCACGCGTCGTACCTGCACACCCACGCTGCGGCGAACCCCGGGGCGGCGGCCCGTTTCGTCGCTCACGCCGCGGCGCCGAGCCCGCGAGCGTAGCGCGACTCCCGAGATCGAGCCCCGCGCAATCACCGTGCGGTCCGACTCGCGACCGAACACATCTGAGCCGCGAACATTAAGCTTGCCCGGTGACCGAGAGCCCCTACCTCGCGGGACTGCGACTGGCCGGCCGGAAAGTCGTTGTCGTCGGCGGGGGCAGCGTCGCGCAGCGCCGGTTGCCGCTACTGATTGCCAGCGGTGCCGACGTGCACGTGGTATCCCGCAGCGCCACCCGCTCCGTGGAGGCGATGGAAGGCATCACCCTGTCGGTGCGCGAGTACCGCGACGGCGATCTGCAGGACGCCTGGTATGCGCTCGCGGCTACCAACGATCCGCAGGTCAACGCAGCCGTCGTCGCCGAAGCCGAACGCCGGCGGATCTTCTGTGTGCGTGCCGACATCGCGGTGGAGGGAACCGCGGTCACGCCCGCGTCATTCAGCTACGCGGGCCTTTCGGTGGGGGTGCTGGCCGGCGGCGAGCATCGCCGTTCGGCAGCCATCCGGTCGGCCATCCGCGAGGCACTGCAGCAAGGGTTGATCAGCGCCGAGAACTCCGACGTCGTGGGAGGGAGTGTCGCGCTGGTCGGGGGCGGCCCCGGCGACCCCGAACTGATCACCGTGCGCGGTCGGCGGCTGCTCGCCCAGGCCGATGTCGTGGTCACCGACCGGCTGGCGCCTCCCGAGCTGCTCGCCGAGCTCGGCCCGCATATCGAGGTCATCGACGCGGCAAAGATCCCGTACGGCCGGGCGATGGCCCAGGACGCCATCAACGCCGTCCTCATCGAGCGGGCTCGGGCCGGTAAGTTCGTCGTGCGGCTCAAAGGCGGCGATCCATTCGTGTTCGCCCGCGGATTCGAGGAAGTCCAGGCATGCGCCGAAGCGGGGATTCCGGTGACCGTGGTGCCAGGTGTGACAAGTGCCATAGCAGTACCTGCCGCCGCGGGCGTTCCGGTCACCCATCGGGCCGTAAATCACGAATTCGTGGTGGTCAGCGGCCACTTGGCGCCCGACCATCCCGAATCGTTAGTGAATTGGGATGCTTTGGCAGCACTGACCGGCACGATCGTGTTGCTGATGGCGGTGGAACGCATCGAACTCTTCGCCGCAGCGCTGCTGAAAGGCGGCCGACCTGCAGAAACTCCGGTGCTGGTGGTCCAGCACGGCACCACGGCGGCCCAGCTGTCGCTGCGGGCGACACTGGCGGACACGCCGGAGAAAATTCGCGCGGAAGGCATCCGACCTCCCGCGATCATCGTTATCGGCCCCGTAGTGGGTCTTGAAAAGGCTTCAGCACCGTCCGGGGTTTAAACAATTCTTAAGATTACTGTAAGGTAACCCGCTATGACGGCTCTCAACGAATCAGAGCGGACAGTCCACACTTGGACGGATGGACGCTCAGAACGTTCGGCCCAGGAGCGTCCCACGCGATCGGTGGAGACCGCTTTGCAGCGCATGAGCAGGTACTACCCGACCTGGCTGCCCTCACGCCGGTTCATCGCCGCGGTCATCGCGATCGGCGGTATGCAGCTGCTGGCAACCATGGACAGCACCGTCGCGATCGTGGCGCTTCCTAAGATCCAGAACGAGCTCAGCCTGTCCGATGCCGGCCGGAGCTGGGTGATTACCGCCTACGTGCTGACCTTCGGCGGGCTAATGCTGCTCGGCGGTCGCCTCGGCGACACCATCGGCCGCAAACGCACTTTCATCGTCGGTGTCGCGTTGTTCACCATCTCGTCGGTGCTGTGCGCGGTCGCCTGGGACGAGGTGACGCTGGTGATTGCGCGGCTGTCGCAGGGTGTCGGGTCGGCGATCGCATCCCCGACCGGCCTGGCGCTGGTGGCGACGACGTTCCCGAAGGGTCCCGCGCGCAACGCCGCGACCGCCGTGTTCGCCGCGATGACGGCGATCGGTTCGGTGATGGGCCTGGTCGTCGGCGGCTTCCTGACGGAATACTCCTGGCGGCTGGCGTTCCTGGTGAACGTGCCGATCGGTCTGGTGATGATCTACCTCGCCCGCACCGCGCTGCGCGAGACCAACCGGGAACGGATGAAGCTCGACGCCACCGGGGCCATGCTGGCCACGTTGGCGTGCACCGCGGCCGTCTTCGCCTTCTCGATCGGCCCGGAGAAGGGCTGGATCTCAGTCACCACCATCGGTTCCGGGCTCCTCGCCGCGGCGGCTGCCATCGCCTTCGCGGTCGTTGAGCGCAAGGCCGAGAACCCGGTCATCCCGTTCGAGCTGTTCCGCGACCGCAACCGGTTGGTCACCTTCGTCGCCATCCTGCTGGCCGGCGGCGTCATGTTCAGCCTGACCGTCTGCATCGGCCTGTACGTGCAGGACATCCTCGGTTATAGCGCGCTGCGCGCGGGCGTCGGCTTCATCCCGTTCGTGATCGCGATGGGAATCGGCCTCGGCATCTCCTCGCAACTGGTGTCGCGGTTCTCGCCGCGGGTGCTGACCATCGGCGGTGGCTGGCTGCTGCTGGGCGCCATGATCTACGGCTCGATGTTCATGCACCGTGGGGTGCCGTACTTCCCGAACCTGGTGATGCCGATCGTCGTCGGCGGAATCGGCATCGGCATGGTCGTCGTCCCGCTGACGCTGTCGGCCATCGCCGGCGTCGGATTCGACCAGATCGGCCCGGTCTCGGCGCTGACGCTGATGCTGCAGAGTCTGGGCGGACCGCTGGTGCTGGCAGTCATCCAGGCCGTGATCACCTCCCGCACCCTGTTCCTGGGTGGTACCACCGGCCCGGTGAAGTTCATGAACGACGCGCAGTTGCAGGCGCTCGACCACGGCTACACATACGGGCTGCTCTGGGTGGCCGGCGCGGCCGTCATCGTGGGCTGCGCGGCGCTGTTCATTGGATACACGCCGGAGCAAGTGGCGCACGCGCAGGAAGTCAAGGAAGCGATGGACGCCGGGGAGCTGTAGCTTCCCCGCGGTACTCCCGTCCCGCCGAACCTCGGCGTCACGTTCGGCGCCGCAGGCCAGGGGTGGCCCTGCCCGTCCGGCGTGACGCTCGCCGCACTGGGCCGCCAAGTAGGCTTGCCGGCTGTGATCACCCGGATGTCCGAGCTGTTCCTGCGCACCCTGCGCGACGACCCCGCCGACGCCGAAGTGCCCAGCCACAAACTCTTGATCCGCGCCGGTTACGTACGGCCAGTCGCGCCCGGGTTGTACAGCTGGTTGCCCCTCGGTCTGAAGGTGCTGCGCAACATCGAACGCGTCGTCCGCGAGGAGATGAACGCCATCGGCGGCCAGGAGATCCTGCTGCCCGCGCTGCTGCCGCGTGCGCCGTACGAAACCACCAACCGCTGGTCCGAATACGGCGACGGCGTATTCCGGGTCAAAGACCGCCGCGGCAACGACTACCTGCTTGGTCCCACGCACGAAGAGATATTCACCCTGACCGTCAAGGGCGAGTACAGCTCCTATAAGGATTTCCCGCTCACGCTGTACCAAATCCAGACCAAGTTCCGGGACGAGGCGCGCCCCCGCGCAGGCATCCTGCGCGGTCGCGAGTTCGTGATGAAGGACTCCTACTCCTTCGACGTCGACGCCGCCGGGCTCAAAGCCTCCTATCATGCCCACCGCGAGGCCTACCAGCGCATATTCGACCGTCTCCAGGTGCGCTACGTCATCGTCTCGGCGGTCTCCGGCGCGATGGGCGGAAGTGCTTCCGAGGAGTTCCTGGCCGAGAGCCCCATCGGTGAGGACACTTTCGTCCGTTGCCCGGAATCCGGCTACGCGGCCAACGTCGAGGCCGTCATCACGGCGCGTCCCGAATCTCGGCCCACCGAGGGGCTGCCGGAGGCGCGGGTGCACGACACCGGTGACACCCCGACCATCGCCACGCTGGTCGACTGGGCCAACGAAGCTCTGGGCCGCACCGTTACCGCCGCCGACACCCTCAAGAACGTCCTGGTCAAGATCCGCCAGCCAGGCGGGGAGTGGGAATTGCTGGCCATC
The nucleotide sequence above comes from Mycobacterium vicinigordonae. Encoded proteins:
- the cobO gene encoding cob(I)yrinic acid a,c-diamide adenosyltransferase; protein product: MPQGNPIEIPDDGLTTRARRNTPVLAVHTGDGKGKSTAAFGMALRAWNAGLNVAVFQFVKSAKWKVGEEQAFRHLARLRDEQNVGGTVEWHKMGAGWSWTRKSGSEIDHAAAAAAGWAEIERRLAAQLHDFYVLDEFTYPLKWGWLDVDQVVGALLGRPGHQHVVITGRDAPPRLIEAADLVTEMTKVKHPMDAGRKGQKGIEW
- a CDS encoding magnesium chelatase subunit D family protein: MKPYPFSAIVGHERLRLALLLCAVRPEIGGALIRGEKGTAKSTAVRGLAALLSAATGSGDTGLVEMPLGATEDRVVGSLDLQRVLRDGEHAFSPGLLARAHGGVLYVDEVNLLHDHLVDILLDAAAMGRVHVERDGISHTHEARFLLIGTMNPEEGELRPQLLDRFGLTVDVQASRDVDVRVEVIRQRMAYESDPDAFAKRYADADAELARRIAAARATVDDVLLPDNELRRIAALCAAFDVDGMRADLVVARTATAHAAWRGARTVEEQDIRVAAELALPHRRRRDPFDDHGIDGDQLDEALAKAAESQAGLQPDPDPPGGGEAAQDAEPAESPPASRPPTQQPPRPSAPPSQVFRTRALTVPGVGEGAPGRRSRARNASGSVVAAAEPSVPDAHGLHLFATLLSAAGQAAGAGRLRLRPEDVRRAVREGREGNLVIFVVDASGSMAARDRMAAVSGATMSLLRDAYQRRDKVAVITFRQQNATMLLPPTSSAHIAGRRLARFDTGGRTPLAEGLLAARELVLRERVRDRARRPLVVVLTDGRATAGPDPLARTKFAAARLVVENVSAVVVDCETSFVRLGLAGQLARQLGAPVIRLEQLHADHLTRAVRTVA
- a CDS encoding cobyrinate a,c-diamide synthase, translating into MPAVVVAAPTSGSGKTTVATGLIGALSRAGHRVAPFKVGPDFIDPGYHAMAAGRPGRNLDPVLVGERLIGPLYRHGTAGADIAVIEGVMGLFDGRIDPNAPGPAPGSTAHVAGLLGASVILVVDARGQSHSVAALLHGFSTFDPHTRVRGVILNRVGTARHEQVLRQACEQAGVPVLGAIPRAAELELPTRYLGLVTALEYGRHARRAVEAMTDLVARHIDLAAVVAAASSRVQDAPWDPAVAVGPSTASRVVVAVASGKAFSFGYPEHNELLRAAGADIAEFDPLVDPLPDGANAVLLPGGFPEQFAAELSANDSLRRQVRELAATGAPLHAECGGLIYLVSDVDGQPMCGVLDGSADFTQRLTLGYRDAVALADSPLHTLGERVVGHEFHRTTITFARSYRPAWGYLQPGDADQKGREGVVHRGVHASYLHTHAAANPGAAARFVAHAAAPSPRA
- a CDS encoding proline--tRNA ligase, producing MITRMSELFLRTLRDDPADAEVPSHKLLIRAGYVRPVAPGLYSWLPLGLKVLRNIERVVREEMNAIGGQEILLPALLPRAPYETTNRWSEYGDGVFRVKDRRGNDYLLGPTHEEIFTLTVKGEYSSYKDFPLTLYQIQTKFRDEARPRAGILRGREFVMKDSYSFDVDAAGLKASYHAHREAYQRIFDRLQVRYVIVSAVSGAMGGSASEEFLAESPIGEDTFVRCPESGYAANVEAVITARPESRPTEGLPEARVHDTGDTPTIATLVDWANEALGRTVTAADTLKNVLVKIRQPGGEWELLAIGIPGDREVDDKRLAAALEPADYALLDDADFAKYPFLVKGYIGPKGLQNNNVRYLVDPRVADGTSWITGADEPGRHVVGLVAGRDFAADGTIEAAEVREGDPSPDGAGRLVMARGIEIGHIFQLGRKYADAFTADVLGEDGKPVRLTMGSYGIGVSRLVAVVAEQHHDELGLRWPSSVAPFDVHLVIANKDPEARLGAAKLAAELDKIGVEVLLDDRQASPGVKFKDAELLGMPWVIVVGRGWADGRVELRDRFAGQTTELAVGDTLAADIVTAISGGLTPNHPGKTW
- the mqo gene encoding malate dehydrogenase (quinone); the protein is MSATLGALLRRLEPDWSVTVIERLDAVGAESSSPWNNAGTGHAGLCEMNYTPQRTDGSIDITKAVLVNEQFQITRQFWAYAVENGMLADVRGFLRPVPHVSFVHGSDGVDYLRRRREALAHNPLFAATELIEDPDEFARRLPFMASGRDFAEPVALNWAADGTDVDFGALSRQLIGYCVSTGVTVRFGHQVTGLSRQSDGSWTLTVSNRRTGEKRKLNTKFVFVGAGGDALPLLQKAGIDEIKGFAGFPIGGRFLRTAEPALTTTHQAKVYGVPAPGAPPLGALHLDLRYVNGKPWLVFGPYAGWSPKFLKHGNFSDLPRSIRPGNLWPVLGVGATETKLLKYLLGQLRLAEPSRIRQLRQFAPSATGSDWELTVAGQRVQVIRPNGRKGGVLEFGTTIVGAADRSITGLLGGSPGASTAVPAMLEVLETCFAGRYQSWLPTLKEIVPSLGTQLSREPALYEELRSWTARALQLGERHHE
- a CDS encoding MFS transporter — protein: MTALNESERTVHTWTDGRSERSAQERPTRSVETALQRMSRYYPTWLPSRRFIAAVIAIGGMQLLATMDSTVAIVALPKIQNELSLSDAGRSWVITAYVLTFGGLMLLGGRLGDTIGRKRTFIVGVALFTISSVLCAVAWDEVTLVIARLSQGVGSAIASPTGLALVATTFPKGPARNAATAVFAAMTAIGSVMGLVVGGFLTEYSWRLAFLVNVPIGLVMIYLARTALRETNRERMKLDATGAMLATLACTAAVFAFSIGPEKGWISVTTIGSGLLAAAAAIAFAVVERKAENPVIPFELFRDRNRLVTFVAILLAGGVMFSLTVCIGLYVQDILGYSALRAGVGFIPFVIAMGIGLGISSQLVSRFSPRVLTIGGGWLLLGAMIYGSMFMHRGVPYFPNLVMPIVVGGIGIGMVVVPLTLSAIAGVGFDQIGPVSALTLMLQSLGGPLVLAVIQAVITSRTLFLGGTTGPVKFMNDAQLQALDHGYTYGLLWVAGAAVIVGCAALFIGYTPEQVAHAQEVKEAMDAGEL
- a CDS encoding GNAT family N-acetyltransferase, producing MSEALRRVWSKDLDAATLYELLKLRVEVFVVEQACPYPELDGRDLLAETRHFWLETPQGEVICTLRLMEEHPGGEKAFRLGRLCTKRSARGQGHTTRLLRAALAEVGDYPCRMDAQTYLADMWAKHGFVRDGDEFIDGGIPHVPMLRPASGPAAGAQR